From Apium graveolens cultivar Ventura chromosome 9, ASM990537v1, whole genome shotgun sequence, the proteins below share one genomic window:
- the LOC141684808 gene encoding protein indeterminate-domain 4, chloroplastic-like: MNMEGSNSSNSMFFGARGEDQSQMTQQQHSTMFTSSTSTAPTAAAAQKKKRNLPGTPNPDAEVIALSPKSLMATNRFICEVCNKGFQREQNLQLHRRGHNLPWKLKKKTTNEVIKRKVYLCPEPTCIHHDASRALGDLTGIKKHYSRKHGEKKYKCDKCSKRYAVQSDWKAHSKTCGTREYRCDCGTLFSRRDSFITHRAFCDALAQESERHPSSISSQIFGNNPMHLNLSQAQNRSNNMLRLGSGSSSGAKLEQLSNPSLLYATQPPQSPFFMPPPDSNQEFQELQNKSFHGLMQLPDHLQTNTSNSPSAASNLFNLGFYSSSNTTNSISNSTDNNSSFLIQDHQYGNEGNASIFSGNNSIYNTTHDHQSQAVGPMSATALLQKAAQMGSTTSNTNATLLRGLGSSIRTSSLTTDANKFGRNSFNTNANTECGNQQLEGLTNPFANENQDSIYASPGDDHHRQQNTNFAGFGGSAMRSEHQHQQNLGNADDGAGKIHQNYSRNMRGSTDDRLTLDFLGIGGGRARHSSGGFPQREQQAGEMASLEHSKISSLSQVRHAFGNPKLL, translated from the exons ATGAATATGGAAGGTTCAAATTCATCAAATTCGATGTTCTTTGGAGCAAGAGGAGAAGATCAAAGCCAGATGACACAACAACAACATTCCACCATGTTCACTTCCTCAACATCAACAGCTCCAACAGCTGCAGCTGCCCAGAAGAAAAAAAGAAATCTTCCCGGAACTCCAA ATCCAGATGCAGAAGTAATAGCACTATCTCCCAAGTCACTAATGGCAACAAACAGGTTCATATGTGAGGTATGCAACAAAGGTTTTCAAAGAGAACAAAACTTGCAACTTCACAGAAGAGGACACAATCTTCCGTGGAAGCTAAAAAAGAAAACTACAAACGAAGTGATCAAGAGGAAAGTTTATCTTTGTCCCGAACCCACTTGTATTCATCACGATGCTTCTCGTGCACTTGGAGACCTCACCGGTATTAAGAAGCACTATTCTCGTAAACATGGTGAGAAAAAATATAAGTGTGACAAGTGCTCTAAACGGTATGCTGTTCAATCCGATTGGAAAGCTCATTCTAAAACTTGTGGCACTAGAGAATACAGATGTGACTGTGGTACTCTCTTCTCAAG GCGTGACAGTTTCATCACACACCGAGCCTTTTGTGACGCACTGGCTCAAGAAAGTGAAAGGCACCCTTCCAGTATCAGTAGCCAAATATTTGGAAATAATCCCATGCATTTGAATCTATCTCAAGCCCAAAATCGTTCAAACAATATGTTAAGGCTAGGAAGTGGTAGTAGTAGTGGAGCGAAACTGGAGCAGCTTTCAAATCCTTCATTATTATACGCAACTCAACCTCCACAATCTCCCTTCTTCATGCCACCACCTGATTCGAATCAAGAGTTTCAAGAACTTCAAAACAAGTCATTTCATGGGCTAATGCAACTACCTGATCATCTTCAAACTAATACTAGCAACTCCCCTTCCGCAGCCTCAAATTTATTCAATCTCGGCTTCTACTCGAGTAGTAATACTACAAACAGTATAAGCAACAGTACTGATAATAATTCAAGCTTCTTGATACAAGATCATCAGTACGGAAATGAAGGGAATGCAAGTATTTTTTCAGGTAACAATAGTATTTACAACACTACTCATGATCATCAAAGTCAAGCCGTCGGGCCAATGTCAGCCACTGCATTGCTACAAAAAGCTGCTCAAATGGGCTCAACAACAAGTAACACAAACGCTACTTTGCTAAGAGGACTAGGAAGCAGCATCAGGACATCGTCTTTAACGACTGATGCTAATAAGTTTGGACGAAATAGTTTCAACACTAATGCAAACACCGAATGTGGAAACCAACAACTTGAAGGTCTAACGAACCCGTTTGCAAATGAGAATCAAGACTCTATATATGCTAGTCCCGGGGATGACCATCATCGTCAACAGAATACTAATTTTGCAGGGTTTGGTGGGAGTGCTATGAGATCAGAACATCAACATCAGCAAAACCTTGGAAATGCAGATGATGGTGCAGGAAAGATTCATCAGAATTATTCACGAAACATGAGAGGTTCTACAGATGATAGATTGACATTGGATTTTCTTGGAATTGGAGGAGGAAGAGCTAGACATTCGAGTGGTGGATTTCCACAAAGGGAGCAGCAAGCTGGTGAAATGGCTTCATTAGAGCATTCGAAAATAAGCTCTTTGTCACAAGTAAGACATGCATTTGGAAATCCCAAACTGCTATAA